A window of Aliarcobacter trophiarum LMG 25534 contains these coding sequences:
- the nfo gene encoding deoxyribonuclease IV, which translates to MKFFGAHVSASGGVFNAPLNAMNIGAKAFALFTKNQRQWSAKALDNKTIDLWFKNLEKSKIEAKHILPHNSYLINLGHPDIEAREKSLDSFIDEVQRCEILALDKLNFHPGSHLRKISEEECLDNIAKCMNITLDKTNGVKLVLENTAGQGSNLGFKFEHLAYIIDKIEDKSRVGVCIDTCHMFTAGYDIRTKEAYEKSWNDFENIVGFKYLSGMHINDSKPELGSRVDRHDSLGEGKIGWDAFKFIANDPRMEDIPLVLETIDESIWVKEIEALYSLIK; encoded by the coding sequence ATGAAATTTTTTGGAGCTCATGTAAGTGCAAGTGGTGGAGTTTTTAATGCTCCTTTGAATGCTATGAATATTGGAGCAAAAGCTTTTGCACTATTTACAAAAAATCAAAGGCAATGGAGTGCAAAAGCTTTAGATAATAAAACAATAGATTTATGGTTTAAGAATTTAGAAAAGAGCAAAATTGAAGCTAAACATATTTTGCCACATAACTCATATCTAATCAATTTAGGTCATCCAGATATTGAAGCCAGAGAGAAATCTTTAGATAGTTTTATAGATGAAGTTCAAAGATGTGAAATCTTAGCTCTTGATAAATTAAACTTTCATCCAGGAAGCCATTTAAGAAAAATAAGTGAAGAAGAGTGTTTAGATAATATTGCAAAATGTATGAATATAACTTTAGATAAAACAAATGGAGTAAAACTGGTACTTGAGAATACTGCAGGGCAAGGAAGTAACCTTGGGTTTAAATTTGAGCATCTTGCATATATAATAGATAAAATTGAAGATAAAAGTCGTGTTGGAGTATGTATTGATACTTGTCATATGTTTACAGCTGGTTATGATATTAGAACAAAAGAGGCATATGAAAAAAGTTGGAATGATTTTGAAAATATTGTAGGATTTAAATATTTAAGTGGAATGCATATAAATGACTCAAAACCAGAGCTTGGAAGCCGTGTTGATAGACATGATAGTTTAGGTGAGGGCAAAATTGGTTGGGATGCTTTTAAATTTATAGCAAATGATCCAAGAATGGAAGATATTCCTTTAGTATTAGAGACTATTGATGAAAGTATTTGGGTAAAAGAGATAGAGGCACTGTATAGTTTGATAAAATAA
- a CDS encoding Bax inhibitor-1/YccA family protein: MYNRDYLTDKTNSYSNESSQQAYIMSFLKATYQLFAGSLLAATAGAYIGLGIVNYIAGPMMWVLFAIELGLIFFVIPRVKHTPGVNLAVLFAFTFITGLTIAPLLTSIFAMPSGASIVGQAFLMTSVAFGGISMFAMTTKKDFSFMGKFLFIALIIMIVAGISNIFIQSSMMQLMIASAGALLFSAFILYDTQNIIKGNYDSPVEAALSLYLDFFNLFISLLQILGIMKNNE, encoded by the coding sequence ATGTATAACAGAGATTATTTGACAGATAAGACAAATAGCTACTCAAATGAATCATCACAACAAGCATATATAATGAGCTTTTTAAAAGCCACTTATCAACTTTTTGCTGGTTCACTTTTAGCAGCAACAGCTGGAGCATATATTGGATTAGGAATTGTAAACTATATTGCAGGTCCTATGATGTGGGTTTTATTTGCAATTGAATTAGGACTTATCTTTTTTGTAATTCCTAGAGTAAAACATACTCCTGGTGTAAATTTAGCAGTACTATTTGCATTTACATTTATAACAGGTCTTACAATTGCACCATTATTAACTTCAATTTTTGCAATGCCAAGTGGTGCATCTATTGTTGGACAAGCATTTTTGATGACATCTGTAGCATTTGGTGGAATTTCAATGTTTGCTATGACAACTAAAAAAGATTTCTCTTTTATGGGTAAATTCTTATTTATTGCACTTATCATAATGATTGTTGCTGGTATTTCAAATATCTTTATTCAATCATCAATGATGCAACTAATGATTGCAAGTGCTGGAGCTTTACTTTTCTCTGCATTTATTTTATATGATACACAAAATATAATCAAAGGAAACTATGACTCTCCTGTTGAAGCAGCACTTTCACTATATTTAGATTTCTTTAATCTATTTATATCACTTCTTCAAATTCTTGGAATTATGAAGAATAACGAATAA
- a CDS encoding thiamine-phosphate pyrophosphorylase: MNKNHLRLIDANLNRLREGIRVVEDIFRYIYNNKEISIKLKELRHLSRTKNYYELLENRDVANDVLRNSIRSEQNREDLNSILIANFKRAQESSRVLEELTKLFSIEDSENFKYIRYELYNLEIVLTKITSNSK, translated from the coding sequence ATGAATAAAAATCACTTAAGACTAATTGACGCAAACCTAAATCGACTTAGAGAAGGAATTAGAGTTGTAGAGGATATTTTTAGATATATCTATAATAATAAAGAGATTTCAATAAAATTAAAAGAGTTAAGACATCTTTCAAGAACTAAAAACTACTATGAACTTCTTGAAAATAGAGATGTAGCAAATGATGTTTTAAGAAATTCAATAAGAAGTGAACAAAATAGAGAAGATTTAAACTCTATTTTAATAGCGAACTTTAAAAGAGCTCAAGAGAGTTCTAGAGTTTTAGAAGAACTTACAAAATTATTCTCAATAGAAGATAGTGAAAATTTCAAATATATAAGATATGAACTCTATAATTTAGAAATTGTTTTAACAAAAATAACTTCAAACTCTAAATAG
- a CDS encoding methyltransferase, which produces MELKNQFSKYAKEYKSYNIIQQICAKSLVRELKSKPKSILELGCGSGQIFSNINWEFDKYLAIDGSKQMCELHPKAKNLSVKCLNFDSIEFFSEIEKQNFDIVLSSSALQWSNDLKKIVEKLSKITKEINVVLFTSNTFKTIQELTNQKSPILDEKSIKEAFSSYFSCEFETISYKLEFENKKELFDYIKKSGVSGKSELNFKKAKQLYKDYSLNYLEFEVIFVKTISKL; this is translated from the coding sequence ATGGAACTTAAAAATCAGTTTTCAAAATATGCAAAAGAGTATAAATCATACAATATCATTCAGCAAATTTGTGCAAAATCTTTGGTAAGAGAATTAAAATCAAAACCAAAGAGTATTTTAGAATTAGGTTGTGGAAGTGGGCAAATTTTTTCAAATATAAATTGGGAGTTTGATAAATATTTAGCAATAGATGGTTCAAAACAGATGTGTGAACTTCACCCAAAAGCAAAAAATCTAAGTGTAAAATGTCTGAATTTTGATAGTATTGAGTTTTTTTCTGAGATAGAAAAACAAAATTTTGATATTGTACTATCATCTTCAGCACTTCAGTGGTCAAATGATTTAAAAAAAATAGTAGAAAAATTAAGTAAAATTACAAAAGAGATAAATGTTGTTTTATTTACTTCAAATACTTTTAAAACTATTCAAGAACTTACAAATCAGAAATCTCCAATTTTAGATGAAAAGAGTATAAAAGAGGCATTTTCTAGTTATTTTTCTTGTGAATTTGAAACTATTTCTTATAAATTAGAGTTTGAAAATAAAAAAGAGCTTTTTGATTATATTAAAAAATCAGGCGTAAGTGGAAAAAGTGAATTAAATTTTAAAAAGGCAAAACAATTGTATAAAGATTATAGTTTAAACTATTTAGAGTTTGAAGTTATTTTTGTTAAAACAATTTCTAAATTATAG
- the secG gene encoding preprotein translocase subunit SecG, whose product MTSTLLIVQFVLAVLIVIVVLLQKSSSIGLGAYSGSNESLFGAKGPANFLSKATMALGLVFVLNTLFLGYTYNQERNKSAIDSLKIESLIPSSPTTQNSTTPSAPEAPTAPASVPEK is encoded by the coding sequence ATGACATCTACACTTTTAATAGTTCAATTTGTTTTGGCAGTACTTATTGTAATTGTTGTATTACTTCAAAAGAGCTCTAGTATAGGACTAGGAGCATATAGTGGAAGTAATGAATCGCTTTTTGGTGCCAAAGGACCTGCTAATTTTTTATCAAAAGCAACTATGGCTTTAGGACTTGTTTTTGTATTAAACACTCTCTTTCTAGGATATACATATAATCAAGAGAGAAACAAAAGTGCTATTGACTCTCTTAAAATTGAGTCTTTAATACCATCAAGCCCAACAACACAAAACTCAACAACACCATCTGCACCAGAAGCACCAACGGCTCCAGCTTCAGTGCCTGAAAAATAG
- the frr gene encoding ribosome recycling factor: protein MLEEVYSQTKEQMEKSIESLKRDYKTLRTGKVSTNILDNIKVDYYGTMTDLSQVGSVLATDATTITINPWEKNLLGLIEKAIQSANIGVNPNNNGEVIKLFFPPMTVEQRQETAKNAKVMTDNAKVAIRNIRQNANTKIKNLLKDKEITEDDSKKAQDEVQKITDGFVAKADETLKTKEKEILTV, encoded by the coding sequence ATGTTAGAAGAAGTTTATTCACAAACAAAAGAGCAAATGGAAAAATCTATTGAATCTCTAAAAAGAGACTACAAAACTCTAAGAACTGGTAAGGTAAGCACAAATATTTTAGATAATATCAAAGTTGATTACTATGGAACTATGACTGATTTAAGTCAAGTTGGTTCAGTTTTAGCAACAGATGCTACTACTATTACAATCAATCCTTGGGAAAAAAATCTTTTAGGACTAATTGAAAAAGCAATCCAAAGTGCAAATATTGGAGTAAATCCAAATAACAATGGAGAAGTAATCAAACTATTCTTCCCACCAATGACAGTTGAACAAAGACAAGAGACTGCAAAAAATGCAAAAGTTATGACTGATAATGCAAAAGTTGCTATTAGAAATATTAGACAAAATGCAAATACAAAAATCAAAAATCTTCTTAAAGATAAAGAGATAACAGAAGATGATAGTAAAAAAGCTCAAGATGAAGTACAAAAAATAACTGATGGTTTTGTAGCAAAAGCTGATGAAACTCTAAAAACAAAAGAGAAAGAGATTTTAACGGTATAA
- the pyrE gene encoding orotate phosphoribosyltransferase, translating into MNIEQIYKDSSALLEGHFKLSSGNHSQFYLQSAKVLEDPKTAKILAEALANDIKKSGIKIDAVCAPALGGLVAGFALATALDVRFIFAERVDGNMAIRRGFEVKQGEKYLVCEDIITTGGSALEAAAQIVKDGGEVVAYAALANRGFCKRVGSSIERKDNCKLPLDKPLFALEDFAFDMYAPENCPMCKAGTVAIKPGSRGN; encoded by the coding sequence ATGAATATAGAACAAATTTATAAAGATTCAAGTGCTCTATTGGAAGGGCACTTTAAATTAAGCAGTGGTAACCACTCACAATTTTATTTACAAAGTGCAAAAGTTTTAGAAGATCCAAAAACTGCAAAAATTTTAGCTGAAGCCTTAGCAAATGATATTAAGAAATCAGGAATTAAAATAGATGCTGTTTGTGCTCCCGCTCTTGGTGGCTTAGTAGCTGGTTTTGCTCTTGCAACTGCTTTGGATGTAAGATTTATCTTTGCAGAAAGAGTAGATGGAAATATGGCTATAAGAAGAGGATTTGAAGTAAAACAGGGAGAAAAATATCTTGTTTGCGAAGATATTATAACAACAGGTGGAAGTGCTTTAGAAGCTGCTGCACAAATAGTAAAAGATGGTGGAGAAGTTGTAGCTTATGCAGCTTTGGCAAATAGAGGCTTTTGTAAAAGAGTGGGTAGTAGCATTGAGAGAAAAGATAACTGTAAACTTCCTCTTGATAAACCACTTTTTGCACTAGAAGATTTTGCTTTTGATATGTATGCACCTGAAAACTGTCCTATGTGTAAAGCTGGAACTGTTGCTATTAAACCAGGTAGTAGAGGAAACTAA
- a CDS encoding RDD family protein, with translation MAKWRDVKQNRVKFTEDNSKNILHSSIVSISKRFRAFLTDLFLITTPILYIVIYLILDGGDSFSQNRTLGWSIILISTFFILAIFWLKNGQTPGLKAYDLKLVDNKTKTRVSILQIFIRYLSTLFSIILVAPLFFVFFNKEKKTIQDILSNTVIINEKDALF, from the coding sequence ATGGCAAAATGGAGGGATGTAAAACAAAATAGAGTAAAATTCACAGAAGATAACTCTAAAAATATTTTGCACTCTTCAATTGTCTCTATTTCAAAAAGGTTTAGAGCCTTTTTAACTGATCTTTTTTTAATCACAACTCCTATTTTATATATTGTAATTTATCTTATTTTAGATGGCGGAGATAGTTTTTCACAAAATAGAACTCTTGGTTGGTCTATAATTCTTATAAGCACTTTTTTTATTTTAGCTATATTTTGGCTTAAAAATGGGCAGACACCTGGATTAAAAGCCTATGATTTAAAACTTGTAGATAATAAAACAAAAACTAGAGTATCTATTTTACAAATTTTTATTAGATATCTTTCGACTCTATTTTCAATAATTCTTGTTGCTCCACTATTTTTTGTTTTTTTCAATAAAGAGAAAAAAACTATTCAAGATATTTTATCTAATACAGTTATTATAAACGAAAAAGATGCTCTTTTTTAA
- a CDS encoding MFS transporter, with protein sequence MLFFNISAFYFFYFAAVGIYVIFLPKVLNDLGYNAFDIGTALAIAPLMKFLMPFLFLKHINLSQSMFKKALFITVLAVALFYITIEHFYLFMLNNAILAACLSLILPYLEVTTVIILGKDRYGKARLFGSIGFMIIALVLAKFLTTPFVALHYYLAIVVLTVLFALLLLKNDLEEKINQISDETFSFFKYLAFWISIFFMQVSFGGFYNFFTIYEIEHGLSLETISYLWAFGVICEILMLYFQAPILKNNLLTIIKFCIGVTAFRWLLLYLYPNSIEIVFFTQAIHAFSFALFHSAVVIYLYSLYDNKKLAQQFLFGVGYGFGAFIGALFAGAVYGKYLFLFSFIFAFFSFVAICFVKKERI encoded by the coding sequence ATGCTCTTTTTTAATATATCAGCATTTTATTTTTTCTATTTTGCTGCTGTTGGTATATATGTAATATTTTTACCAAAAGTTTTAAATGATCTTGGATATAATGCTTTTGATATTGGAACTGCTTTAGCGATTGCTCCTTTAATGAAATTTTTAATGCCTTTTTTATTTTTGAAACATATTAATTTAAGCCAGTCTATGTTTAAAAAAGCACTATTTATCACTGTTTTAGCTGTAGCACTTTTTTATATCACAATAGAACATTTTTATCTTTTTATGCTAAATAATGCTATTTTAGCTGCTTGTTTATCTTTAATTTTACCATATCTTGAAGTTACAACTGTAATTATTTTAGGGAAAGATAGATATGGAAAAGCAAGACTTTTTGGCTCTATTGGTTTTATGATTATAGCCTTAGTTTTGGCAAAATTTTTAACAACTCCATTTGTTGCTCTGCACTACTACCTAGCAATTGTAGTTTTAACAGTACTATTTGCATTACTTTTATTGAAAAATGATTTGGAAGAGAAAATAAATCAAATAAGCGATGAGACTTTCTCTTTTTTTAAGTATCTTGCCTTTTGGATTAGCATATTTTTTATGCAAGTTAGTTTTGGTGGGTTTTATAACTTCTTTACAATATATGAGATAGAGCATGGTCTATCTTTAGAAACTATCTCTTATCTTTGGGCTTTTGGTGTTATTTGTGAAATTTTAATGCTATATTTTCAAGCACCAATTTTGAAAAATAATCTTTTAACTATAATAAAGTTTTGCATAGGAGTAACAGCTTTTAGATGGCTACTTTTATATTTATACCCTAACTCTATTGAAATTGTATTTTTTACTCAAGCTATTCATGCCTTTTCATTTGCACTTTTTCATAGTGCTGTTGTTATTTATCTATACTCACTTTATGATAATAAAAAACTAGCTCAGCAGTTTTTATTTGGTGTAGGTTATGGTTTTGGTGCATTTATAGGTGCTTTATTTGCTGGTGCAGTTTATGGAAAATACCTATTTTTATTTAGCTTTATTTTTGCCTTTTTCTCTTTTGTGGCTATCTGTTTTGTGAAAAAAGAGAGAATATAA
- a CDS encoding sensor domain-containing diguanylate cyclase gives MNKLIRIKDFSYLIKINKNIIVDTWLENQIVKDIFLAHQLSLKIEQKKVFIDIFESIMGSMQWELSISDSSTTDKFLNILNESSFSTNDFFTLFTSLKNSIILFFNIEGLLSFKLLKDIENNFLEITKELFIKYEQMNNLEPIPTVDNTNLLNEYKKAVDLSTIVSKTNPKGIITYVNDKFCEISGFKREELIGKPHNIVRHPSMSSNTFQELWSTIKNKKTWNGLITNLKSDGRSYVVNSTVVPILDVDGDIVEFIAIRNDVTDFEQAKEQLSNLNKAMKHKVDELYSMAQTLEQQASIDVLTGVFNRMKFEEFFEFEMQKAKIQRTKLSIILLDIDNFKNINDNFGHDIGDEILKSITKLISLNIRATDTISRWGGEEFAILLPGTYLEKAILVANNIKQIINDHDFSLTPSKTTCSFGVATLNDMDSKESLFKRVDNALYKAKNIGKNIVVGEDELDKDF, from the coding sequence ATGAATAAACTTATTAGAATAAAAGATTTTTCTTATCTTATAAAAATAAATAAGAATATAATAGTAGATACTTGGTTAGAAAATCAAATAGTAAAAGATATTTTTTTAGCACACCAACTATCTTTAAAAATCGAGCAAAAAAAGGTTTTTATCGATATATTTGAATCTATTATGGGCTCAATGCAGTGGGAGTTGAGTATTTCAGATTCATCGACAACAGATAAATTTTTAAATATCTTAAATGAATCATCTTTTAGTACAAATGACTTTTTTACTCTTTTTACATCATTAAAAAACTCTATAATCCTATTTTTTAATATCGAGGGGTTATTGTCATTTAAACTATTAAAAGATATCGAAAATAACTTTTTAGAGATTACAAAAGAGCTTTTTATAAAATATGAACAGATGAATAATTTAGAACCTATTCCTACAGTTGATAATACAAATCTACTCAATGAATATAAAAAAGCTGTTGACTTAAGTACTATTGTTTCAAAAACAAATCCAAAAGGGATTATAACTTATGTAAATGATAAATTCTGCGAAATATCTGGTTTTAAAAGAGAAGAGTTAATAGGTAAACCTCATAATATTGTAAGGCATCCTTCTATGTCAAGCAATACTTTCCAAGAACTATGGAGCACTATAAAAAATAAAAAAACATGGAATGGACTAATAACAAACCTAAAAAGTGATGGAAGAAGTTATGTTGTAAACTCTACAGTAGTCCCAATTTTAGATGTTGATGGTGATATAGTTGAATTTATAGCTATAAGAAATGATGTAACAGATTTTGAACAAGCAAAAGAGCAATTAAGTAATTTAAATAAGGCTATGAAACATAAAGTAGATGAACTTTATTCTATGGCACAAACACTAGAACAACAGGCTTCTATTGATGTTTTAACTGGGGTATTTAATAGAATGAAATTTGAAGAATTTTTTGAATTTGAAATGCAAAAAGCAAAAATACAAAGAACAAAACTCAGTATTATTTTACTTGATATTGATAATTTTAAAAATATAAATGATAATTTTGGGCATGATATTGGAGATGAAATATTAAAATCTATAACAAAACTTATATCTTTAAACATAAGAGCTACTGATACTATTTCAAGATGGGGTGGAGAAGAATTTGCAATTTTACTCCCTGGAACTTATCTTGAAAAAGCTATTCTTGTTGCAAATAATATTAAACAAATTATAAATGATCATGACTTCTCTTTAACTCCAAGTAAAACTACTTGCAGTTTTGGAGTTGCAACATTAAATGATATGGATAGTAAAGAGAGTTTATTTAAAAGAGTAGATAATGCTTTATATAAAGCAAAGAATATTGGTAAAAATATTGTAGTAGGTGAAGATGAGCTTGATAAAGATTTTTAG